From the Cyanobium sp. M30B3 genome, the window CTGCCGATGTAGTCGATATAGCGGTTGCCATCCGCATCCCAGGCGTAGGCGCCCTTGACGCGGTCAAACACGATCGGGTTGCCCCCCACCGACTTGAAGGCGCGCACCGGCGAGCTCACTCCGCCAGGCATCAGGGATTGGGCGGCGCTGAAGATCGCCTGGGAGCGGGTGGTGTTCAAGGCGGGGGCCGAAGCAGGTGCCGAAGTCAAGGCGGATCCCGGAGGGTGGGAGCAAAACCGCTGCCTATCCTGACCCAGAACCTGCCGGTTCGCTTTGACGCTCCTCCTGCAGCCCGGATCATTTCTTCACCCGTGAGCCACGACTGGCCTGCGCTGCAGCGACGGCTGTGGCAGGTGCTCCCCCGGCGTGCCGTGGTGGCGGCCCGCCAGGAGCTGCTGGCCTACGACTGTGATGGCCTCACCCTGCACCGCCACCAGCCGCCCCTGGTGGTGCTGCCGGAGACGACGGAGCAAGTGGCGGCCGTGCTGCGCATGTGCCACCAGCAGGGTGTGCCGTTTGTGGCCCGCGGCAGTGGCACCGGTCTCTCCGGCGGGGCGGTGGCCGAGACCGAGGCGCTGGTGGTGGCCACCAGCCGCATGCGCCGGGTGCTGCAGGTGGACCTGCCCAACCGGCGCGTGGTGGTGCAGCCGGGGGTGATCAACAGCTGGGTCACCCGGGCGGTGGCCGGCGACGGCTTCTACTTCGCCCCCGACCCCTCCAGCCAGGTGGCCTGCAGCATCGGCGGCAACGTGGCCGAGAACTCCGGCGGCGTGCACTGCCTCAAGTACGGCGTGACCAGCAACCACGTGCTGGGTCTGGAGGTGGTGCTGCCCGACGGCACGGTCACCACCCTGGGGAGCGAACTCGACGAGACCCCCGAGCTCGACCTGCGCGGTGCCTTCATCGGCAGCGAGGGCACCCTCGGTATCGCCACCGCCATCACCCTGCGCCTGCTGCGGGCTCCCCAGAGCGTGGCGGTGCTGCTGGCCGACTTCAGCAGCATGGAGGCCGCCGGGGAGGCGGTGCGGCTGGTGACGGCTGCCGGCGTGCTGCCCGCCGGCATGGAAATGATGGACCGGCTCACCATCGAGGCGGTGAACGATTACCTGGCCACCACCCGTGGCGCTGAAGCTGGCCAGGAGGCCGACCAGCCGGAGTATCCAGCCGATGCGGCGGCCGTGCTGCTGATCGAGCTCGATGGCCAGCAGCGCGAGGTGCTGGCCGCTGCGGAGCTCACCGAGCGCCTCTGCCGCCAGGCCGGCGCCCGCCAGGTGCGCCAGGCCTGGGAGGAGGCGGAGCGGGCCCGCCTGTGGAAGGGACGCAAGTCGGCCATCTCCGCCCTGGGCCGGCGTTTCCCCAGCTACTACCTGCAGGACGGCGTGGTGCCCCGCAGCGCCCTGCCGCGGGTGCTGGCCGCCATCGACCAGCTGAGCCAGCGCCATGGCCTGCCAGTGGCCAACGTGTTCCACGCCGGCGACGGCAACCTCCACCCCCTGATCCTCTACCGCGACGGCGAGGCCGGCGTGCGAGAGCGGGTGCAGGAGCTCGGTGGCGAGATCCTGAGGCTATGCGTGGAGGCTGGCGGCAGCATCAGCGGCGAGCACGGCATCGGCAGCGACAAGCGCTGCTACCTCGACTGGATGTACGCCCCGGATGACCTGGCCACCATGCAGCTGGTGCGCCGGGCCCTGGATCCCCTCTGCCGGGCCAACCCGGGCAAGATCTTCCCCACCCCCCGCAGCTGCGGGGAATCCGCCCGCAGGGTGCAGGTGCTGCGGGCCGCCGGGGTGTCCCTGCCCGAGGCGGCGGTGGTGTTCTGAGGCGGATGCTCAGGGGCGGCCCAGGCCATGGCCCAGCCCATGGCCCAGCCCATGGCCCAGCCCATGGCCCAGCCCATGGTCGCTCCGCATTCCCTCACCAGTCCGGATCGTCTTCGCCCTCGTCGCCCTCGGGCGGCCAGGCCAGGTTCACCACCACGGGGGCATGGTCGCTGGGCTGGAGGTTGCCGCGGGTGGCCTTGTGGATCAGGCAGCCCGTGGCCAGCTCCAGCAGCTCCGCGTCGAGATAGATGTGGTCGATCCGCCAGCCCTGGTCCCGCTCCCAGGCGCCGCTGCGGTAGTCCCACCAGCTCCAGTGGCCTGTCTCCGGCTCGAACACCCGGAACACGTCGTGCAGCCGCTCCCCCAGCACCTGCCGCAGGGCCTGGCGCTCGGCCGCGCTGGCCATGATGCCGCCCGTCTGCCGCTCCGGGTTGGGCAGATCCCGGTCCTCGGGGCCGATGTTGAAGTCGCCCAGCATGCATAGGGGTTCCCCCTGGGCCTCCTGGGCGGCCAGGTAGCGGCCCAGGCACGCCAGCCACTGCAATTTGTAGGTGTATTTGTCGCTCGTCAGGGAGCTGCCATTCGGCACGTAGAGATTGAGGATGCGCAACCCATCCAGGCGGGCGCTGATCACCCGCTTCTGTTGATCGAGCTCGGCCGCTGCCCCATCGCCGGGCAGCAGGGCGCTGAAGCCGATCCGCACGTCCTCCAGGGGCTGGCGGCTGAGCAGGGCCACGCCGTTGTAGGCCTTCTGGCCACTGATGGCGGCGCTGTAGCCCAGCGCGGCGAAGGCCTGGTGGGGGAACAGGGGGTCGTCCACCTTGGTCTCCTGCAGGCAGAGCACCTCCGGTTGTTCCTGCT encodes:
- a CDS encoding FAD-binding protein → MSHDWPALQRRLWQVLPRRAVVAARQELLAYDCDGLTLHRHQPPLVVLPETTEQVAAVLRMCHQQGVPFVARGSGTGLSGGAVAETEALVVATSRMRRVLQVDLPNRRVVVQPGVINSWVTRAVAGDGFYFAPDPSSQVACSIGGNVAENSGGVHCLKYGVTSNHVLGLEVVLPDGTVTTLGSELDETPELDLRGAFIGSEGTLGIATAITLRLLRAPQSVAVLLADFSSMEAAGEAVRLVTAAGVLPAGMEMMDRLTIEAVNDYLATTRGAEAGQEADQPEYPADAAAVLLIELDGQQREVLAAAELTERLCRQAGARQVRQAWEEAERARLWKGRKSAISALGRRFPSYYLQDGVVPRSALPRVLAAIDQLSQRHGLPVANVFHAGDGNLHPLILYRDGEAGVRERVQELGGEILRLCVEAGGSISGEHGIGSDKRCYLDWMYAPDDLATMQLVRRALDPLCRANPGKIFPTPRSCGESARRVQVLRAAGVSLPEAAVVF
- the xth gene encoding exodeoxyribonuclease III — protein: MRVASWNVNSVRTRLDQVLAWLQQEQPEVLCLQETKVDDPLFPHQAFAALGYSAAISGQKAYNGVALLSRQPLEDVRIGFSALLPGDGAAAELDQQKRVISARLDGLRILNLYVPNGSSLTSDKYTYKLQWLACLGRYLAAQEAQGEPLCMLGDFNIGPEDRDLPNPERQTGGIMASAAERQALRQVLGERLHDVFRVFEPETGHWSWWDYRSGAWERDQGWRIDHIYLDAELLELATGCLIHKATRGNLQPSDHAPVVVNLAWPPEGDEGEDDPDW